One Glutamicibacter halophytocola DNA segment encodes these proteins:
- a CDS encoding TetR/AcrR family transcriptional regulator has product MIEELPAMSQRERNRVRTRNDILDVAAQLLGDVGYSGTTLQEISKLAGVARGTVYAYFPAGRDEIVRAVYLRLADEVVQRGNALHAQAEGLEMRIRALARALTEASADPKGRFYGIMGADLVPVLAGVTGTASRSFENFIRDDLVMALHEGLLIPGIDIEALTVALSGALRASGSRAAADPESVEDQINALGALARGLITA; this is encoded by the coding sequence ATGATCGAAGAATTGCCGGCCATGAGCCAGCGCGAGCGCAACCGCGTACGCACCCGGAACGACATCCTGGATGTCGCGGCCCAGCTGCTCGGCGACGTCGGCTATTCAGGCACCACCTTGCAAGAAATCAGCAAGCTTGCCGGAGTCGCTCGCGGCACTGTCTACGCTTATTTCCCAGCGGGGCGCGATGAAATCGTGCGCGCCGTCTACCTGCGGCTTGCCGACGAGGTGGTCCAGCGCGGCAATGCGCTCCATGCACAGGCCGAGGGGCTGGAAATGCGCATTCGCGCCCTGGCCCGCGCCCTGACCGAAGCCAGCGCGGACCCCAAGGGGCGGTTCTACGGCATCATGGGCGCGGATCTGGTTCCGGTGCTGGCCGGAGTGACCGGAACCGCTTCCCGATCTTTTGAGAATTTCATCCGCGATGACCTGGTCATGGCCCTGCATGAGGGGCTGCTGATTCCCGGCATCGACATCGAGGCACTCACCGTGGCGCTCTCCGGCGCGCTGCGCGCTTCGGGCAGCCGCGCGGCCGCGGACCCCGAGAGCGTCGAAGACCAGATCAACGCCCTGGGCGCCCTGGCGCGCGGTTTGATCACTGCCTGA
- a CDS encoding phosphotransferase enzyme family protein has translation MISPSRAEAALRKVLPRYGIPSTAHLELVKYRENHVFRVDAGQGSSYAARLHRLGYRTAGQLSTEAAYLMELAERGLSVPRLIRALDGQLNCTVEIEDGNTVVIDLQHWIPEASPMGDISEALAGSDALGGKDFQELGKELAKLHLASMAIGIPAGFDRGTWDHEGLAGAAPLWGDPAKLPCLDAEQRAKIGRAMLSLHGRLGKLSRNEAVFGVIHADLTPENVLVSAAGPVLIDFDDFGTGWHLFDLATVLFFYSAHPRLAEYRRGLEAGYLAERADVPAGFFDAWDDLLLGRGLTYLGWAAERHGDEEADFIERMVVPVVMDLVEAHLAGATPAVLGGGK, from the coding sequence ATGATTTCACCAAGCCGTGCCGAAGCCGCACTACGAAAAGTCCTGCCCCGCTACGGGATTCCAAGCACCGCGCATCTGGAACTGGTGAAGTACCGGGAGAACCACGTCTTCCGTGTTGATGCAGGCCAGGGGTCCAGCTACGCGGCCAGGCTGCATCGGCTGGGCTATCGCACCGCCGGACAGCTGTCCACCGAGGCGGCCTACCTCATGGAACTGGCAGAGCGCGGGCTGTCGGTGCCGCGCTTGATCCGCGCCCTGGATGGGCAGCTCAATTGCACCGTGGAGATCGAGGACGGGAACACCGTGGTGATCGATTTGCAGCACTGGATCCCCGAAGCCTCGCCCATGGGCGACATTTCCGAGGCGCTGGCTGGTTCCGATGCGCTGGGTGGCAAGGATTTCCAGGAGCTTGGCAAGGAATTGGCCAAACTGCATCTGGCCTCCATGGCCATCGGAATCCCGGCGGGCTTCGACCGCGGAACCTGGGACCACGAGGGCCTGGCTGGCGCTGCTCCACTGTGGGGCGATCCGGCCAAGCTGCCTTGCCTCGACGCGGAGCAGCGGGCCAAGATCGGCCGGGCCATGCTCTCGCTGCATGGCCGGCTGGGAAAGCTGAGCCGGAACGAGGCGGTTTTCGGCGTCATCCACGCGGATCTGACCCCGGAGAACGTCCTGGTCAGCGCCGCTGGCCCGGTGCTGATCGACTTTGACGACTTCGGCACCGGCTGGCATCTTTTTGATCTGGCCACGGTCCTGTTCTTCTATTCCGCACACCCCCGGCTGGCCGAATACCGCCGGGGGCTGGAAGCCGGCTACCTGGCCGAGCGCGCAGATGTGCCGGCCGGATTCTTCGATGCCTGGGACGACCTGCTGCTGGGCCGCGGGCTGACCTATCTGGGCTGGGCCGCTGAACGGCACGGAGACGAGGAAGCCGATTTCATCGAGCGCATGGTGGTTCCGGTGGTCATGGATCTCGTCGAAGCGCACCTTGCAGGCGCCACCCCGGCAGTCCTGGGAGGCGGCAAATGA